A segment of the Daphnia pulex isolate KAP4 chromosome 10, ASM2113471v1 genome:
TGCCTCCACGTTGATGAATTTCGTTTGATATCCCTCCTCAATGTCGGCGGTGTTGGCACAGATTCAGATACAGAGCAGCGGTTGTCGGGAACGGCAGATTCCCTTTCGGAGTATTGAGTTAGTCCTGCTTGCGGCATCAACAGGAGACTATtgtaaaaacagacaaaattaaaaaaaaattggctttaaacaaaaacaacaaacaagttttaacaaaaatttacctGTAATTTACGGATTTGGCTATATTTTGGATAAGCAAAAGTCTAAAGGACTATGAAGAAAGTCTTTTCAGCCAGATCActcgacattttctttggtGACAGTTTTCTTCGTGTCCTTCAGCAACGTAAGCTTCAGGTGGGTAGTCATTCAGCCGATCGCAAACACGTGCGTCTCTTGATCGCAGCAACAGCTTCAATTGGCCTGAAGAACTTTTCTTGCTGAAACCTTTGGTTattccattgatgctgaagattcgAGAAGATTAAAGCGATATGTTGACATGCTAAACCGAGCGAATCAAGCTTCTTggtttctgctgctgcttcagTGAACTAAATCTCATTTCACTTGAGATCTTCCGTTTCAATCAATTCTTCTGTACTCCAAGATGCTCGACTGGACTACCAAATAGAGTTTTAGACAGAGTATGATTACCCGGTTTGCTACAGTTGATTTATTATCTTCCatggaagaaatgaagaagCAGAAGGCGTTGATGAGGATCGACTGTATATGTCTGACAGAGAAATCGCACAGCTACTGTGGCGCCATCAACATTATTCCTTCACGTGAGCAGGAATCCGATTCCACAATTTTTCCAGAAGAACCGATCCACCCGGACGTCAGCACAGCAAGAGAGCGCAGTGCACCAGTCAGCGATACGAAGTACACGATGTTTGATTTGAGGAATTCCACAGCCGGACATGATGGGGGTTTCTTGAATCCAAAAGAGAAAGCCAGCAGGATGCAAACGGAAGGTACAGTGCTCGGCTAGCGGTTTATCCGTCAATTCGCATTCTTCACTAGGCATGGAATGTCCAACAATAAGGCAGTGACAAGCGTGGCTCTGGAGACTCACTGGCAAATCGGATGAATCTACAGAAatgcaaaaatcaaaatcaaaggaTTTGGGCTTGGCTTCGGAAGATTCTAGTCAAAATAAACGAACCGAAATTTGAATGTAGTAATCCAGTTTAATTTGTTCAAACGCGTTGACCAGCACATTGAGTCTTCAAAGCTCTTCGAAAGATTCAGTTGGCATAGCAAGAAATATACTTCACTCACTATTTTAATAGATTAGTTGACCAGAGGGGTAGCGTCTTTCATCCAGTAActagagaaaaccaaaagaaaaaggtgaaataataaaacatttcttcaaatacattcaCAAAGGGAAGcacaaaggggaaaaataaatgataccTGCTGTCAGTTTTCGTGTATGTCTCCACAAGAGTAACCTTCTGTAGGTTGTTAAATATTaactaataattaaataataatcaaaagaataacAGCGTTTGATGCAGGAAAAGAATTTTCGAACTCCAGTCTGTCAAGAAATACTGGGAGAAGTTATCGAGATGCGTTTTATTCAGCCGTGAAAAGAGAACGGGGAGACTGACGGGTTGCAATCTCGAAACCACTTCTCGTTTGCTCTGATCTGCACAACCCGTAGAGCACAGGACTTTCTCTACCGTCAGGCCATCAGCATGTCGCCAATGCAATCAAGTTAGAGGCCAAATATTTTGTCTGCCAATATGTTTTCACAAAACCGACAGTACCTGTTGATAGTTAAAATTGCGAAAAATGGACAACGGATCGCTAGTTGGATTATGCGAGGGTAAGTCAAAGCTTAAAATATTCTTTGTGCTGGAGGCTGACAGAAACCCCGAAAAGGGGTTATAACGAATATAAGTTATATTCTTTGTTTCCCTGCCAAATTCGCCACCAACACCTGGATTAAGCAATGGAACAGAGCAACGTTGGCGAAATCAACACATccgtcagaaaaaagaaaagaagttagATATACGATACTACGATAACCTCATTAATAATACATCATTATACCGCAAACCAAGACTTCGATTCTTTGTGGAAATATTTTGTCGTTTTACATGTGACCCATTTCCGTCAGCCGTGAAAAGAGAACAGGAAAGGACTGATGCTTTGCAAGCTCGAAACCACTTCTCGTCTCTACTGCTGATCTGAATAACCTATTAGGCACAGCCGCAACGGGCACTTCCTCGACCGTGTGGATTTCAGCATGTCGCCACGAAAATCCTCGTTCACCTTCAATGTTTCCAGATATTTTTTCAGAGCCACTCCTTAATTTGTTCACTAACCGAGAGCGTTCAAGCAAAGAGGTAACTCTAGTTCACAGTAGACGTTCGCGGGTGAAAAAACGCTGATTTCCTGAtccaaaatagaaattgaataattgCTCGTCGTTTTCTATTCAAACTATTGAACGTTtgaaattgtgttttatttttggacgTGGGGCTGCAATTCCCcaagttgaaaatgtttccCATTTCAAAGAGACGGGCGCTGCTTggacttttgttttcttttttggccgttCAGATTGTTCAAGCTGCTGTAGACTTACGACTACTCCCCAAAGTAGAAAAGAACGAGCAGGTGAATGAAGAAGGATCGATTGAACAAATAGGAATCGAAATTGAGAGAGTGGGACCAGCTGATGACCCAATGGAAGGATCCAACGTCACTTTAATCTGCAGTTATTTCGCATTATCCTCAACCCTCGAGTCAATAGATCCACCAACATGGTACTTTTACGGAAATGGAAAAGCGACATGGCacaagttttcattcaattcctTAAAGGAACCAAACGCAGGCATATAACACTATACATGCTATAAGAAGACTGAcactgatttttaaatttctttctatttgCAAATCTCGCCTATCGTCGCAGATATtagaaacgaaattgaaaggACGACAAACGGATTAAAAAAGTGCAAATTGCACTTGATCAACGTAACCCTAAATATCCCATACACCAAATTCAAATGCGCGTATGGCGCCGAGAATTCGACAGCAGTCAAAGAGATTTCTTTAGCTATTAAAGGTGAATATTTgatgaattcaaataataaaagatgcCAAGTCCTATgcttacatttaaaaaaaaataataatattaacggatttcttttcttttcatagaAATCAACAACGACCCAGTGTCTAATTCAATTTCCCTAAAAAAAGGTGTCGGCCAAAATTTGATCTGCAATCGATTGTCGCAATATGTTCCCATTCATTGGCTCAAGGTgaaatctttcattttcttctcttacgCGGTATTTTCAGGTTGGCAATTCAATTGGTATTCTAACATCTAGGATGGCATGGCATACTCCGACTCGGTCTATGAAAACGAAACCGCGTCTATTGCGCAACTgcaaggaaaagaaacggagAAGGGATTCTACGAATGTCGATGGAAAAACAGCAAAGGAGAGCAAAGAAACAAGTTATTCACAGTCAACAGTCAAGAAAAAGATACACACACCATCATCATATCTGCATCTTTCATCGGATTACTTGCAGTCGGATTGGGAATCGGAATTAAAGTTTATCTCGACAAAGTAAAAGATTTTGACTGATTCTAATGATGAAGCACACACAAAACTCAAATCATTTTAAAGAGAACCGTAGAAAgacaacttgaaaaaaggcTGAATGGAGATCCGAGTAAGATCGACCCGGATGTGTCAATGGAATTTCAAACGGAATTCCTGCCTTACGACAAGAAATGGGAGTTTCCAAGGAAACGGCTCAAACTCGGTTTGTTGTTCATCAccattgaattaatttaacgacagaaaataattaaaagtcaAATTAAAAGGTCAAGAACTGGGATCCGGTTATTTCGGTCGAGTTGTCAAAGCTGAGGCCGTGGGCATGAAAGACTCGGATGAAACTATTACAACAGTCGCcgttaaaatgatgaaaccaACAGCCAATTCAAACGACGCATTAGATGCTCTTATTagggaattaaaaattatgatttatttAGGATCGCACTTAAATATTGTTAATTTGATGGGGGCCTGTACCAAAACCCTCGTCAAAGGTAAAAATCACCATCATTAAAcagatgaaacaaaataaattaaaaaaaaaagttgttgtcaCTTGCAGAAGAAATTCTGGTCATCATCGACTTCTGCCGATtcggaaatttaaaatcttattTAATTGAACACCGGAACAAATTCATCAACCAGTTGACCGCATTAAGTGATTTTCTACCTGGGGACGAAACGGTGGAAATCAACACACCAGCTAAGTAATAGATGAAACAGTGAACGACAGCCACTTGTTTATTCTATTCCTTTCAATATTTAAAGTCCCTcggtttcaaatgattttaccGAGCATCCGCTGTCTGTCGACAATGAAGTTCCGGGACGTGAGTTTACGCAGAATTATTTTCCCATCAACTGCGTCATATTCACATGGCTTTTATCGATTAAAAAACTGAAGGATCGGAAAATTATGTTGACAATCAGCCCGAATCAGAACAGGCCAGTAATAACGCAGAAGATTCGAAAGCAATTgccaatcaaataataaaaacgagcGACTTGATTTCCTGGTCATTACAAATCGCTCGAGGGATGGAATTCTTGGCCAGCAAGAAGGTCAAAGACGCAATCTCACCTAAAATGCAATTATTTAATCCAAATGTCCCGTCCCCTAACAGGTTCTACACGGCGATTTGGCCGCCCGCAATGTCCTTTTGGCCGATCACGGAGTCGTCAAAGTGGCCGATTTCGGAATGGCCAGGCAAATGAAGGATTACGATTACCAGAAAACGGGAGAGGTAAATAAGGCGACAGTCAAAAcgttattttcttaattactaattttatgttttaatgATGTAGGAGTTGATGCCAATCAAGTGGATGGCCATCGAGTCCCTGACGGATAAAATCTTTTCTAGTCAATCGGATGTCTGGTCTTACGGGGTGGTTTTGTGGGAAATCTTTTCCCTCGGCA
Coding sequences within it:
- the LOC124203803 gene encoding vascular endothelial growth factor receptor 2-like, whose translation is MFPDIFSEPLLNLFTNRERSSKEIVQAAVDLRLLPKVEKNEQVNEEGSIEQIGIEIERVGPADDPMEGSNVTLICSYFALSSTLESIDPPTWYFYGNGKATWHKFSFNSLKEPNADIRNEIERTTNGLKKCKLHLINVTLNIPYTKFKCAYGAENSTAVKEISLAIKEINNDPVSNSISLKKGVGQNLICNRLSQYVPIHWLKDGMAYSDSVYENETASIAQLQGKETEKGFYECRWKNSKGEQRNKLFTVNSQEKDTHTIIISASFIGLLAVGLGIGIKVYLDKRTVERQLEKRLNGDPSKIDPDVSMEFQTEFLPYDKKWEFPRKRLKLGQELGSGYFGRVVKAEAVGMKDSDETITTVAVKMMKPTANSNDALDALIRELKIMIYLGSHLNIVNLMGACTKTLVKEEILVIIDFCRFGNLKSYLIEHRNKFINQLTALSDFLPGDETVEINTPANPSVSNDFTEHPLSVDNEVPGRSENYVDNQPESEQASNNAEDSKAIANQIIKTSDLISWSLQIARGMEFLASKKVLHGDLAARNVLLADHGVVKVADFGMARQMKDYDYQKTGEELMPIKWMAIESLTDKIFSSQSDVWSYGVVLWEIFSLGKVPYPGMDNGWALVRDIQNGHRMEKPEYSPNFFGDITKKCWHINPKERPTFSQLAEMVEKYIESLVGLDYLNINRLERENDLIGVTV